The proteins below are encoded in one region of Pseudomonas sp. SCB32:
- a CDS encoding DUF1302 family protein, whose amino-acid sequence MIAGLGLTSVVQADEGGLFDGWEASGYLRQYLSWNLENPYVGDPKNNYEPKGDYRYKMSMARSVGKLNLFKDIGTSQFNISGRVSREYETSYLHDLQEVMDQNAATDLFSNRTKSSVNLMDDVYDQEELRELWWQTSVTDSTTLKLGKQQVVWGETDFFQSMDVVQGYDFRWRSFLEPENEELRKPLWMANLTQRFDSLNGSLQLLYIPGRMNAADQRGNSYDVEGGRWANNPNKGLTFASAPLGADVPYNYDHKDANMDDGSYGLRWKSMLGEWEYSLGWFHGPSQNPVINPNPNNPLGVGNATSGRTFLGAYKGEYNSDPNSTVGELIFPYIDVFGITANRYVELIDAVFSTELSYIPNSPYNVGVDAGEAGGCAFFPGFCGIIEKDVVKSMLRLDKQLALQPYLGTSRPSFFSLQVFNTWITDYDRDDEVVNTAGFSGRTKEYSTLATAILSANYDSDRINPTLAVGGDLTYGGGFVIPSVEFAYGDNWRVRVEADLFFDAESQQRTLRDFNNTNLFGYFHGNDQLAVRLTYQF is encoded by the coding sequence ATGATCGCAGGATTGGGGCTGACGAGCGTCGTACAGGCCGATGAGGGCGGTCTGTTCGATGGCTGGGAAGCCAGTGGCTATTTGCGTCAGTACCTTTCCTGGAACCTGGAAAACCCCTACGTGGGCGATCCGAAAAACAACTACGAGCCCAAGGGCGACTACCGCTACAAGATGTCGATGGCGCGCAGCGTCGGCAAGCTCAACCTGTTCAAGGACATCGGCACCTCGCAGTTCAACATCTCCGGACGGGTGTCTCGCGAGTACGAGACCAGCTACCTACACGACCTGCAGGAGGTCATGGACCAGAACGCCGCGACCGACCTGTTCAGCAACCGTACCAAGTCCAGCGTCAACCTGATGGACGATGTCTATGACCAGGAGGAGCTGCGCGAGCTGTGGTGGCAGACCAGCGTCACCGACAGCACCACGCTCAAGCTCGGCAAGCAGCAGGTGGTCTGGGGCGAGACTGACTTTTTCCAGTCCATGGACGTGGTACAGGGTTACGACTTCCGCTGGCGCTCGTTCCTCGAGCCGGAAAACGAGGAGCTGCGCAAGCCGCTGTGGATGGCCAACCTGACCCAGCGTTTCGACAGTCTCAACGGCAGCCTGCAGCTGCTCTACATCCCCGGCCGCATGAACGCCGCCGACCAGCGCGGCAACAGCTACGACGTCGAAGGCGGCCGCTGGGCCAACAACCCGAACAAGGGTCTGACGTTCGCATCCGCGCCATTGGGTGCCGACGTGCCGTACAACTACGACCACAAGGACGCCAACATGGACGACGGCTCCTACGGCCTGCGCTGGAAGAGCATGCTCGGCGAGTGGGAGTACTCGCTCGGCTGGTTCCACGGCCCGTCGCAGAACCCGGTGATCAACCCCAACCCGAACAACCCGCTGGGCGTCGGCAACGCCACCAGCGGCCGGACTTTCCTGGGCGCCTACAAGGGCGAGTACAACTCCGACCCGAACTCCACGGTCGGCGAGCTGATCTTCCCCTACATCGACGTGTTCGGGATCACCGCCAACCGCTACGTAGAATTGATCGACGCGGTGTTCTCCACCGAGCTTTCGTACATCCCCAACTCGCCCTACAACGTCGGTGTCGATGCTGGCGAGGCCGGTGGCTGCGCGTTCTTCCCCGGCTTCTGCGGGATCATCGAGAAGGACGTGGTCAAGAGCATGCTGCGCCTGGACAAGCAGCTCGCGTTGCAGCCCTACCTGGGCACTAGTCGGCCGTCGTTCTTTTCGCTGCAGGTGTTCAACACCTGGATCACCGATTACGACCGCGATGACGAGGTAGTCAATACGGCCGGATTCAGTGGCCGGACCAAGGAGTACTCGACCCTGGCCACGGCGATCCTCTCCGCCAACTACGACAGTGATCGCATCAACCCGACCCTGGCGGTCGGCGGCGACCTCACCTACGGCGGTGGCTTCGTGATCCCCAGTGTGGAATTTGCCTACGGCGACAACTGGCGGGTGCGCGTCGAGGCCGATCTGTTCTTCGACGCCGAAAGCCAGCAGCGCACCCTGCGCGACTTCAACAACACCAACCTGTTCGGCTACTTCCACGGCAACGACCAGTTGGCTGTTCGCCTGACCTACCAGTTCTGA
- a CDS encoding RND family transporter, with protein sequence MNPLMNIAARLSAWAIRNRVAVCVAIALITLGFAASLVKLDIRTQFSDMVPHDHPYVKVHQKYQDSFAASNRVTILVKAREGDIFRQPILREVQRITYDLQKVDGVNPLQITSLASKKLKRVNASSEGIETQPMMWPELPADAQQMRELRQAVLNNPLVYGLYVDRDLSSALIQVDFYDHLVDYAKIFPQIEAILDASPVKDEVSLHVVGEPILYGWVAHYLHETVSIALLSLAAMLVLLFVFSRTWRGTLLPLLAGTVSAIWALGVGSLLGYNFDPLVIVVAFIITARAFSHSVQLITRFDDLAVGESIDPRKAAEQTMRELFRPGMLGLYADAGAILCVILTPIPLMHKVAIIGAVWVMTIAVSAVLLTPVLLSFIQRPHGFVHPFNLDAVLRVFIRAASWVVRSRARYLVAPITLVLLAGFLFEATRLSVGDASDGSPILWQKSSFNQDSALINRLYPGSEQMFVVLEGDAPDALKMPQVLDWMQRFSRYMERQPEIGGSVSMADIVVDIRRNLYEGNPRYRELGASQLENGELISFYMQGADPDDMAQFADVKFQNGAITLFFRDHKGDTLRKATHYANQFIQDNPLQGAQVKLVGGVLGIIAAVNEILLGDQIEAIALAFLVVVICCLAVYRSSVSGIFFIIPVLISNVVTFAFMAWQGIGMSISTLPVVALGIGLGVDYAFYIVDSIKEYLEKYPDAEPLQAVLQSLGSAGRGVLLTAFTLAAGVLFWSFSSLRFQAEMGMLIGLWLMVSAFTSLFVMPSLALVFRPKFIFEHDQSKEARFDGHLHQPEHIGE encoded by the coding sequence ATGAATCCCCTGATGAACATCGCCGCACGCCTTTCGGCCTGGGCGATACGCAATCGCGTGGCGGTCTGCGTGGCGATCGCGCTGATCACCCTGGGTTTTGCCGCCAGCCTGGTGAAGCTCGATATCCGCACCCAGTTCAGCGACATGGTCCCCCACGACCATCCCTACGTGAAGGTCCACCAGAAGTACCAGGACAGCTTCGCCGCCAGCAACCGCGTGACTATCCTGGTGAAGGCCCGCGAGGGTGACATCTTCCGCCAGCCGATCCTGCGCGAAGTGCAACGCATCACCTACGACCTGCAGAAGGTCGATGGCGTGAACCCGCTGCAGATCACCTCGCTGGCGTCGAAGAAGCTCAAGCGCGTCAACGCCTCCAGCGAAGGTATCGAGACTCAGCCGATGATGTGGCCTGAGCTGCCGGCCGATGCCCAGCAGATGCGCGAGCTGCGCCAGGCGGTGCTGAACAACCCGCTGGTGTATGGCCTGTATGTCGACCGCGATCTGAGCTCGGCGCTGATCCAGGTGGACTTCTACGACCACCTGGTGGACTACGCGAAGATCTTCCCGCAGATCGAAGCGATCCTCGATGCCTCGCCGGTCAAGGACGAGGTCAGCCTGCACGTGGTCGGCGAACCGATACTCTACGGCTGGGTCGCCCATTACCTGCACGAGACCGTCAGCATCGCGCTGCTCTCGCTGGCGGCCATGCTGGTGCTGCTGTTCGTCTTCAGCCGCACTTGGCGCGGCACCCTGCTGCCACTTCTGGCGGGCACAGTTTCGGCAATCTGGGCGCTCGGGGTCGGCAGCCTGCTCGGCTACAACTTCGATCCGCTGGTGATCGTGGTGGCCTTCATCATCACCGCGCGGGCCTTCTCCCACTCGGTGCAGCTGATCACCCGCTTCGACGACCTCGCGGTGGGGGAGTCGATCGATCCGCGCAAGGCCGCCGAACAGACCATGCGTGAGCTGTTCCGCCCGGGCATGCTCGGCCTGTATGCCGACGCCGGCGCGATCCTCTGCGTGATCCTTACGCCAATCCCGCTGATGCACAAGGTCGCCATCATCGGCGCGGTGTGGGTGATGACCATCGCCGTCTCGGCGGTGCTGCTGACGCCCGTGCTGCTGTCGTTCATCCAGCGCCCGCACGGCTTTGTCCATCCGTTCAACCTTGATGCCGTGCTGCGGGTGTTCATCCGCGCCGCCAGCTGGGTGGTGAGGAGCCGCGCGCGTTATCTGGTGGCGCCGATCACCTTGGTGCTTCTGGCCGGCTTCCTGTTCGAGGCCACCCGTCTGAGCGTCGGCGACGCCAGCGACGGCTCGCCGATCCTCTGGCAGAAGTCCTCGTTCAACCAGGACAGTGCGCTGATCAACCGACTCTACCCAGGCTCCGAACAGATGTTCGTGGTGCTCGAGGGCGATGCCCCTGACGCCCTGAAGATGCCTCAGGTACTGGACTGGATGCAGCGTTTCTCGCGCTACATGGAGCGCCAGCCGGAAATCGGCGGCAGCGTGTCCATGGCCGACATCGTCGTCGACATCCGGCGCAACCTCTACGAAGGCAACCCGCGCTACCGCGAGCTGGGCGCCAGCCAGCTGGAGAACGGCGAGCTGATCAGCTTCTACATGCAGGGCGCCGACCCGGACGACATGGCCCAGTTTGCCGACGTGAAGTTCCAGAACGGCGCGATCACCCTGTTCTTCCGCGACCACAAGGGCGACACGCTGCGCAAGGCGACCCACTACGCCAACCAGTTCATCCAGGACAACCCCCTGCAGGGCGCGCAAGTGAAGCTGGTCGGCGGCGTGCTGGGGATCATCGCGGCGGTCAACGAGATCCTGCTCGGCGACCAGATCGAGGCCATCGCCCTGGCGTTCCTGGTGGTGGTGATCTGCTGCCTGGCGGTCTACCGCTCTTCGGTCAGCGGGATCTTCTTCATCATCCCGGTGCTGATTTCCAACGTGGTGACCTTCGCCTTCATGGCCTGGCAGGGCATCGGCATGAGCATCAGCACCTTGCCGGTGGTGGCCCTGGGCATCGGCCTGGGCGTGGATTACGCCTTCTACATCGTCGACTCGATCAAGGAATACCTCGAGAAGTACCCCGACGCCGAGCCACTGCAGGCCGTCCTGCAATCGCTCGGGTCGGCCGGCCGCGGCGTGCTGCTGACGGCCTTCACGCTGGCCGCTGGCGTACTGTTCTGGTCCTTCTCCTCGCTGCGTTTCCAGGCGGAGATGGGAATGCTGATCGGCCTCTGGCTGATGGTCTCGGCGTTCACCTCCCTCTTCGTCATGCCTTCGCTTGCGCTCGTGTTCAGGCCGAAATTCATCTTCGAACACGACCAGTCGAAAGAAGCCCGCTTCGACGGGCACCTCCACCAACCTGAACACATCGGGGAATGA
- a CDS encoding YCF48-related protein yields MLSFLLGWLARLAPWMVIAGLAYAAVFIEPRVNSVPLDQPLVERRDLFFDGAVQGQRVWVIGQNGALLSSTDAGNNWQREELPGRANLQAIAVSPSGRQVVVGNQGRLWTRNGHDSWQARQLPVSELAGKLLSVQYIDGHFWAVGEMGALFRSDAEGQHWEALGGSEDVTFNSIRAGADGDLWITAEFGRLLRSRDHGASWSTVQLGSESLRALSFSGSTGVAVGNRGEVYLSRDGGDSWQAVPHFTTEHLFDVAMHGGEWLVTGDRGVLFRSSDPAGGWQSWSPAGFDKSYHSRLLDSDHGVVLIGQQLGLLRQDDLQLWPQEQAR; encoded by the coding sequence ATGCTTAGCTTCCTGCTCGGCTGGCTGGCGCGCCTTGCGCCCTGGATGGTGATCGCCGGCCTGGCCTACGCCGCGGTGTTCATCGAACCACGGGTCAACTCCGTGCCCCTCGACCAACCGCTGGTGGAGCGCCGCGACCTGTTCTTCGACGGTGCCGTACAGGGCCAACGCGTCTGGGTCATCGGCCAGAACGGTGCGCTGCTCAGCAGCACCGACGCCGGCAATAACTGGCAGCGCGAAGAGCTGCCGGGCCGCGCCAACCTGCAGGCCATCGCCGTGTCACCGAGCGGCCGCCAGGTGGTGGTCGGCAACCAGGGCCGGCTCTGGACCCGCAACGGCCACGACAGCTGGCAGGCGCGACAGCTGCCGGTCTCGGAGCTGGCCGGCAAGCTGCTCAGCGTGCAGTACATCGACGGCCACTTTTGGGCAGTCGGCGAGATGGGCGCGCTGTTCCGCTCCGACGCCGAGGGCCAGCACTGGGAGGCGCTGGGCGGCAGCGAGGACGTGACCTTCAACAGCATCCGCGCCGGCGCCGACGGCGACCTGTGGATCACCGCCGAATTCGGCCGTCTGCTGCGCAGCCGCGACCACGGCGCCAGCTGGAGCACCGTGCAACTGGGCAGCGAGAGTCTGCGCGCGCTGAGTTTCAGTGGCAGCACCGGCGTCGCGGTGGGCAATCGGGGCGAGGTCTACCTCAGCCGTGATGGCGGCGACAGCTGGCAGGCAGTCCCGCACTTCACCACCGAGCACCTCTTCGATGTCGCCATGCACGGCGGCGAATGGCTGGTCACCGGCGACCGTGGCGTGCTGTTCCGCAGCAGCGACCCGGCCGGCGGCTGGCAGTCCTGGAGCCCGGCCGGGTTCGACAAGAGCTACCACAGCCGTCTGCTCGACAGTGACCACGGCGTGGTGCTGATCGGCCAGCAGCTCGGCCTGCTGCGTCAAGACGACCTGCAACTCTGGCCTCAGGAGCAAGCACGATGA
- a CDS encoding hydroxymethylglutaryl-CoA lyase, whose amino-acid sequence MRDFVTINEVGPRDGLQSQGKTLDVNQRLQLIQALLDCGIRSIEAGSFVSPRAVPQMAGTGELFGQLPQRGEIAYSALVPNLRGYELAREAGVRSVAVVLSATETMNQRNVNMSLERTTEVCAELMQRARADGLEGRAYVAVAFECPFEGATPPAVVESLSRRLFEAGARKVIVADTIGAANPASVRRVLERLSDLDAVQLSCHFHDTRGMALANVLASLEHGVREFDSSIGGLGGCPFSPGATGNLATEDLALMLGAMGLDTGLDVFALCDAVQVAQVLTGTPLGGHSHRWLQRESAKRREVQHA is encoded by the coding sequence ATGCGCGACTTCGTCACGATCAATGAGGTCGGGCCGCGCGACGGCCTGCAGAGCCAGGGCAAGACCCTGGATGTCAACCAGCGCCTGCAGCTGATCCAGGCCCTGCTCGACTGCGGCATCCGCAGCATCGAGGCCGGCAGCTTCGTCTCGCCCAGGGCGGTGCCGCAGATGGCCGGCACTGGCGAGCTATTCGGCCAGCTGCCGCAGCGCGGCGAGATCGCCTACTCGGCGCTGGTGCCCAACCTGCGCGGCTACGAGCTGGCGCGCGAGGCTGGCGTGCGCTCGGTAGCAGTGGTGCTCTCGGCTACCGAGACCATGAACCAGCGCAATGTCAACATGAGCCTGGAGCGCACCACCGAGGTCTGCGCCGAGCTGATGCAGCGGGCGCGCGCCGATGGCCTCGAAGGCCGCGCCTACGTCGCCGTGGCCTTCGAGTGCCCGTTCGAGGGCGCTACGCCGCCGGCGGTGGTCGAGTCGCTGAGCCGCCGCCTGTTCGAAGCCGGTGCGCGCAAGGTGATAGTCGCCGACACCATCGGCGCCGCCAACCCGGCCAGCGTCCGCCGCGTGCTGGAGCGCTTGAGCGATCTCGATGCCGTCCAGCTGTCTTGCCATTTCCACGACACCCGCGGCATGGCCCTGGCCAACGTTCTGGCCTCGCTGGAGCACGGCGTGCGCGAGTTCGACAGCTCCATCGGCGGCCTCGGCGGCTGTCCGTTCTCCCCCGGCGCCACCGGTAACCTCGCCACCGAGGACCTGGCGCTGATGCTCGGTGCCATGGGCCTGGACACTGGCCTGGATGTGTTCGCCCTGTGCGACGCAGTGCAGGTCGCCCAGGTGCTGACCGGTACGCCGCTGGGCGGCCACAGCCATCGCTGGCTGCAGCGCGAGAGCGCTAAGCGCCGGGAGGTGCAGCATGCTTAG
- a CDS encoding CaiB/BaiF CoA-transferase family protein, producing MSKPLEGIRVLDLTHMLSGPYAGMILADLGAETIKVEPLAGEGTRALLAKDPRHSFKGMGAYFLTLNRNKQSVCIDLKSESGLAIFYDLVRQADVVLDNFSAGVPQKLKIDYAHLCQVNPKIITCSVSGFGQDGPNYQRPAFDQVVQGIGGGMSITGDNAEHPTRAGIPIGDLSGGMFAVMGILAALQSRDRKGYGQHVDISMLDCQISMLNYMATMYFLSGENPEPLGNGHFVHVPYNTYRTADGFIIIAVIFDSFWDNLVGLLDVPALLDEKYKTQPARLADKSLIDSILNDILATQSTEYWVERLSAVRVPCAPVNRFSEALADPQVRHRRMVVDIPHPEGGSIEAPGNPIKLSVDGDDQYSAPPLLGQHTDEVLQRLLGYDAAQIASLKQQRIVG from the coding sequence ATGAGCAAGCCGCTAGAGGGGATTCGAGTCCTCGATCTGACTCATATGTTGTCCGGCCCGTACGCCGGAATGATCCTTGCCGACCTCGGGGCCGAGACGATCAAGGTGGAGCCGCTGGCCGGCGAGGGCACCCGGGCACTGCTGGCCAAGGACCCGCGTCATTCATTCAAGGGCATGGGCGCCTACTTCCTCACCCTGAACCGCAACAAACAGAGCGTCTGCATCGACCTCAAGAGTGAATCGGGGCTGGCGATCTTCTACGACCTGGTGCGCCAGGCCGACGTGGTGCTCGACAACTTCAGCGCGGGCGTGCCGCAGAAGCTGAAGATCGATTACGCGCATCTGTGCCAGGTCAACCCGAAGATCATCACCTGCTCGGTCTCCGGCTTTGGCCAGGACGGCCCCAACTACCAGCGTCCGGCCTTCGACCAGGTGGTGCAGGGCATCGGTGGCGGCATGTCGATCACCGGAGACAACGCCGAGCACCCGACCCGTGCCGGCATCCCCATCGGCGACCTCAGCGGCGGCATGTTCGCGGTGATGGGTATTCTGGCCGCACTGCAGTCCCGTGACCGCAAGGGCTACGGCCAGCACGTCGATATCAGCATGCTCGACTGCCAGATCAGCATGCTCAACTACATGGCCACAATGTACTTCCTCAGTGGCGAGAACCCCGAGCCGCTGGGCAACGGCCACTTCGTCCATGTGCCGTACAACACCTACCGCACGGCCGACGGCTTCATCATCATCGCGGTGATCTTCGACAGCTTCTGGGACAACCTGGTCGGCCTGCTCGACGTGCCGGCACTGTTGGATGAGAAGTACAAGACTCAGCCGGCGCGCCTCGCCGACAAGTCGCTGATCGACTCGATCCTCAACGACATCCTGGCCACCCAGAGCACCGAATACTGGGTAGAACGTCTTAGCGCCGTGCGTGTTCCCTGCGCACCAGTCAACCGCTTCAGCGAAGCGTTGGCCGACCCCCAGGTGCGCCACCGCCGCATGGTCGTGGACATCCCGCACCCCGAAGGCGGCAGCATCGAAGCGCCAGGCAATCCGATCAAACTGTCGGTGGATGGCGACGACCAATACAGCGCGCCGCCACTGCTCGGCCAGCACACCGACGAGGTGCTGCAACGCCTGCTCGGCTACGACGCGGCGCAGATCGCCAGCCTCAAGCAACAGCGGATCGTGGGGTGA
- a CDS encoding NAD(P)-binding protein, with translation MTVERYPHLFEPLQLRNLRLRNRIMQSAHAMAFNSRDGLTTDRDIHYHAARARGGIGLMITGNRLVHPTSNTFCRGYPYGYRAEMVERDSALTQAVHGFGAHIFAQLNHFGVMGETHAMDDYRVLWSSSNIKSPVFGEMAKAMERSDMDEVVEGWARSAEYSRLAGFDGVEVHLAHSYLLHQFISPLFNKRSDEYGGSFENRMRFPLEVIRAVRERVGPDFVVGIRLSMDEMVPGGMGIEDWIEVARTVEAAGMIDYVMATAGVYQSATYIMPPYDVPNGWLADPVARLKRAIKLPVFCVSGIGSAGEAEAILAAGGADMVALTRAQIADPEFARKTAEGREDEIYHCLRCNQGCVARLFHGTSMTCQINPATGREAVFGPQTLQLAPQSKHWVVVGGGPAGMKAAEGLAKRGHRVTLLEKAAELGGQVNQIVQLPRRDSFAWITEDLKVQMAKAGVQVRLNCEASVETIAALQPDGVIVATGSRPDRSGYSDINPLVAEVPGIDAPNVFTALDVLAKPERLGQRVLLLDEEGNRYSAGIAEFLVERGHQVHVLTRWNALFHKLAQTLDQPVVYSNLFGRGLTSTLNAWVSRVRGDAVDIFNLYSGEESTLDGFDSLVLTVRHLPEEGLYHQLKQRLPNVQRVGDCVSPRKTDHAIFEGFLAGREIFDNWQRYIEPGALEQFDGPIEFDRLG, from the coding sequence ATGACCGTCGAACGCTACCCACACCTGTTCGAACCCTTGCAGTTGCGCAACCTGCGCCTGCGCAACCGCATCATGCAGTCGGCGCACGCGATGGCCTTCAACAGCCGCGACGGCCTCACCACCGACCGCGACATCCACTACCACGCGGCGCGCGCGCGCGGCGGCATCGGCCTGATGATCACCGGCAACCGCCTGGTGCATCCGACTTCCAACACCTTCTGCCGCGGCTATCCCTACGGCTACCGCGCGGAGATGGTCGAGCGCGACAGCGCGCTGACCCAGGCCGTGCACGGCTTCGGCGCGCACATCTTCGCCCAGCTCAACCACTTCGGGGTGATGGGCGAGACCCACGCGATGGACGATTACCGCGTGCTCTGGTCGTCCTCGAACATCAAGTCACCGGTGTTCGGCGAAATGGCCAAGGCCATGGAACGTTCAGACATGGACGAGGTGGTCGAGGGCTGGGCGCGCTCGGCGGAGTATTCGCGGCTCGCTGGCTTCGACGGTGTCGAGGTGCACCTAGCGCACAGCTACCTGCTGCACCAGTTCATCTCGCCGCTGTTCAACAAGCGCAGTGACGAATACGGCGGCAGCTTCGAGAACCGCATGCGCTTCCCGTTGGAAGTCATCCGCGCGGTGCGCGAGCGGGTCGGCCCGGATTTCGTGGTCGGCATCCGCCTGAGCATGGACGAGATGGTCCCCGGCGGCATGGGCATCGAGGACTGGATCGAGGTGGCGCGCACCGTCGAGGCGGCCGGCATGATCGACTACGTGATGGCCACCGCCGGCGTCTACCAGTCGGCCACCTACATCATGCCGCCCTACGATGTGCCCAACGGCTGGCTGGCCGACCCGGTGGCGCGGCTAAAGCGCGCGATCAAGCTGCCGGTGTTCTGCGTCTCCGGGATCGGCAGCGCCGGCGAGGCTGAGGCGATCCTCGCCGCCGGCGGTGCCGACATGGTGGCGCTGACCCGCGCGCAAATCGCCGACCCGGAGTTCGCCCGCAAGACCGCCGAAGGTCGCGAGGACGAGATCTACCACTGCCTGCGTTGTAACCAGGGTTGCGTCGCGCGGTTGTTCCACGGCACCTCGATGACCTGCCAGATCAACCCGGCGACCGGCCGCGAGGCGGTGTTCGGCCCGCAGACTCTGCAGCTGGCGCCACAGAGCAAGCACTGGGTGGTGGTCGGCGGCGGCCCGGCCGGGATGAAAGCCGCAGAGGGGCTGGCCAAGCGTGGCCATCGCGTGACCCTGCTGGAGAAAGCTGCGGAGCTGGGTGGCCAGGTCAACCAGATCGTCCAGCTGCCACGCCGCGACTCCTTCGCCTGGATAACCGAGGACCTCAAGGTGCAGATGGCCAAGGCCGGCGTGCAGGTGCGGCTGAACTGCGAGGCCAGCGTCGAGACCATCGCCGCGCTGCAGCCGGACGGCGTGATAGTCGCCACCGGCTCGCGCCCGGACCGCAGCGGTTACTCGGACATCAACCCGCTGGTCGCCGAGGTGCCCGGCATCGACGCGCCGAACGTGTTCACCGCGCTCGATGTGCTGGCCAAGCCTGAGCGACTGGGCCAGCGCGTGTTGCTGCTGGACGAGGAGGGCAACCGCTACTCCGCCGGCATCGCCGAGTTCCTTGTCGAGCGCGGCCATCAGGTGCATGTGCTGACCCGCTGGAACGCGCTGTTCCACAAGCTGGCGCAGACCCTCGACCAGCCTGTGGTGTACAGCAACCTATTCGGCCGCGGGCTGACCAGTACGCTGAACGCCTGGGTCAGCCGGGTACGCGGCGATGCGGTGGACATCTTCAACCTCTACAGCGGCGAAGAGTCGACCCTGGACGGCTTCGACAGCCTGGTGCTGACCGTCCGCCATCTGCCGGAAGAGGGGTTGTACCACCAGCTCAAACAGCGGCTGCCCAACGTCCAGCGGGTGGGCGACTGCGTGTCGCCGCGCAAGACCGACCATGCGATTTTCGAGGGCTTCCTCGCCGGTCGGGAGATCTTCGACAACTGGCAACGCTACATCGAACCGGGTGCGCTGGAGCAGTTCGACGGCCCCATCGAGTTCGATCGCCTGGGCTGA